The Equus przewalskii isolate Varuska chromosome 5, EquPr2, whole genome shotgun sequence genome window below encodes:
- the YAF2 gene encoding YY1-associated factor 2 isoform X3 — MEKATVQNVIKEVVRPSFVMEGGHSENPDTSGDQMMTTPQLRFTSWSDSQFRKPRPVSQLVAQQVTQQFVPPTQSKKEKKEKVEKEKSEKETTSKKNSHKKTRPRLKNVDRSSAQHLEVTVGDLTVIITDFKEKTKSPPASSAASADQHSQSGSSSDNTERGMSRSSSPRGEASSLNGESH, encoded by the exons ATGGAGAAAGCAACAGTACAAAATGTAATAAAGGAAGTTGTCAGACCCTCATTTGTCATGGAAGGAGGACATTCAGAAAACCCTGATACCTCAGGAGACCAAATGATGACTACACCTCAATTGCGTTTTACATCTTGGAGTGACTCTCAATTTAG GAAGCCTCGACCTGTCTCCCAGTTGGTGGCACAGCAGGTTACTCAGCAGTTTGTGCCCCCTACAcagtcaaagaaagagaaaaaagagaaagtagaaaaagaaaaaagtgaaaaggaaacaaCTAGCAAAAAGAACAGTCATAAGAAAACCAG GCCAAGATTGAAAAATGTGGATCGGAGTAGTGCTCAGCATTTGGAAGTTACCGTTGGAGATCTGACAGTCATTATTACAGActttaaggagaaaacaaagtcacCGCCTGCATCTAGTGCTGCCTCTGCAGATCAACACAGTCAGAGTGGCTCTAGCTCTGATAACACAGAGAGGGGAATGTCCAGGTCATCTTCACCCAGAGGAGAAGCCTCATCATTGAATGGAGAATCccattaa